In Janthinobacterium rivuli, a single genomic region encodes these proteins:
- the asnB gene encoding asparagine synthase (glutamine-hydrolyzing), with protein MCGIAGLIFPSSVAGLPAALDAMGRAIAHRGPDDTGVLQAATADGAWQVGLLHRRLSIIDIATGHQPLGNETGDVQIIFNGEIYNFQPLRDELIALGHHFRTASDTETIVHAYVQWGEECVQHFRGMFAFAIWDARKNCLFMARDPFGKKPLFLWQHEGKLAFGSEIKALLALPDVAPQADEAAIWDYFAYRYVPGPATLFQGIRKLAPGSTATWENGVLRERVYYTPPDSRPRLTAPLPADPVATFLDKLDESVRIRMISDVPFGAFLSGGIDSSAIVALMSRHAGVPVKTFSVGFKEGGFSELAYAADIARQFSTEHHELEVSVDQVIALLPDLVRFRDAPVAEPSDIPIYLLAKESRKTVKMVLTGEGSDEILGGYPKHVYERYAGHYQMLPGLLRRSVIEPAIGALPYRFRRAKTAIVNLGLEAFDERMPRWFGMMSDQERSRLVAMPAPSRQRDPALGCGSAGNSALRRILCFDQLSWLPDNLLERGDRMTMAASLEARMPFMDHELAAYVSSLPDEYRVRGRTTKWILREAMKQLLPENILSRPKVGFRVPVNEWFRGPMKDYLYEHLTGAESRTRHYYHAQALQQVLAEHVAGRQNHEKLLWSLLTLEIWHRQYL; from the coding sequence ATGTGCGGTATTGCCGGTTTGATCTTCCCCTCGTCCGTTGCCGGCCTGCCTGCCGCGCTCGACGCCATGGGGCGCGCCATCGCCCACCGCGGTCCCGATGACACGGGCGTGCTCCAGGCGGCCACGGCCGATGGCGCCTGGCAGGTGGGCTTGCTGCACCGCCGCCTGTCCATCATCGATATCGCCACGGGCCACCAGCCGCTGGGCAATGAGACGGGCGACGTGCAAATCATCTTCAATGGCGAAATCTACAATTTCCAGCCCCTGCGCGACGAGTTGATCGCGCTGGGCCACCATTTCCGCACGGCATCGGATACGGAAACCATCGTGCATGCCTACGTGCAATGGGGCGAAGAGTGCGTGCAGCATTTCCGGGGCATGTTTGCGTTCGCCATCTGGGATGCGCGCAAGAATTGCCTGTTCATGGCGCGCGACCCGTTCGGCAAGAAACCCCTGTTCCTGTGGCAGCACGAGGGCAAGCTGGCTTTCGGCTCGGAAATCAAGGCGCTGCTGGCCTTGCCGGACGTGGCGCCGCAAGCGGACGAGGCCGCCATCTGGGATTATTTCGCCTACCGCTACGTGCCGGGCCCGGCCACCTTGTTCCAGGGCATCCGCAAGCTGGCGCCCGGTTCCACGGCCACGTGGGAAAACGGCGTGCTGCGCGAGCGCGTGTATTACACGCCGCCCGACAGCCGGCCCCGCCTGACGGCGCCGCTGCCGGCCGACCCCGTCGCCACTTTCCTCGACAAGCTCGATGAATCGGTGCGCATCCGCATGATTTCCGACGTGCCCTTCGGCGCCTTCCTGTCCGGCGGCATCGACTCGTCGGCCATCGTGGCGCTGATGTCGCGCCATGCGGGCGTGCCCGTGAAAACTTTTTCCGTCGGTTTCAAGGAGGGCGGTTTCAGCGAACTGGCGTATGCGGCCGATATCGCGCGGCAATTTTCCACCGAACACCACGAACTGGAAGTGTCCGTCGACCAGGTCATCGCCTTGCTGCCCGACCTCGTGCGCTTCCGCGACGCCCCCGTGGCCGAGCCGTCCGACATTCCCATCTACCTGCTGGCGAAAGAATCGCGCAAGACCGTCAAGATGGTATTGACGGGCGAAGGCTCCGATGAAATCCTTGGCGGCTACCCCAAGCACGTGTACGAGCGCTATGCGGGTCATTACCAGATGTTGCCGGGCTTGCTGCGCCGCAGCGTGATCGAGCCGGCCATCGGCGCCTTGCCGTACCGTTTCCGCCGCGCCAAGACGGCCATCGTCAACCTGGGCCTGGAAGCGTTCGACGAACGCATGCCGCGCTGGTTCGGCATGATGTCCGACCAGGAACGCTCGCGCCTGGTGGCCATGCCGGCGCCGTCGCGCCAGCGCGATCCCGCGCTGGGCTGCGGCAGCGCCGGCAACAGCGCCTTGCGCCGCATCCTGTGCTTCGACCAGCTGAGCTGGCTGCCCGACAACCTGCTCGAACGGGGTGACCGCATGACCATGGCCGCCTCGCTGGAAGCGCGCATGCCCTTCATGGACCACGAACTGGCCGCGTACGTGTCGAGCCTGCCGGACGAGTACCGCGTGCGCGGCCGCACTACCAAGTGGATCTTGCGCGAAGCCATGAAGCAGTTGCTGCCGGAAAATATCCTGTCGCGGCCGAAAGTGGGCTTCCGCGTGCCCGTCAACGAATGGTTCCGCGGCCCCATGAAGGATTACCTGTACGAACACTTGACGGGCGCCGAGTCGCGCACGCGCCACTATTACCATGCGCAAGCCCTGCAGCAGGTGCTGGCCGAGCACGTGGCGGGGCGGCAAAACCACGAGAAGCTGCTGTGGAGTTTGCTCACCCTGGAAATCTGGCACCGCCAGTATCTGTGA
- a CDS encoding heparinase II/III family protein, whose product MLSNLSWKLNRLRAMGAPEVAHRVRDAVRQRLQARGYGLATVPPPAARQRFGAPWLGLPIDAAPHLAAAERILAGRFDVFALRDAELGFPPQWNRDPKTGTVAPLDFGKTLNYRDETVVGDIKCLWEPNRHLAVADLAMAYRLGGDLRHAHGAQALLESWWQQCPYPLGPNWSSALELALRLVSWSHAWHLLGGINSPLFEGAQGQAFLQRWLDSIYQHCHFIAGHFSRHSSANNHLFGELTGLHIAALTWPCWPESAGWLAQTERELEAQALKQNGPDGVNREQAIYYQHTVADEMLLCVLAGRANGRPRSDAFLRRLEAMLEFLAAMTNVAGEVPMIGDADDALLAHWDKAADANPYTSLLASGAALFGRADFKARARTFDEKSAWLLGEAGSQAFDALPDLAPDTLPRAFPDGGYYVMGAGFGTPGEVRLIADAGPLGYLGIAAHGHADALALTLSVAGQMVLVDPGTYAYHTQKQWRDYFRGTSAHNTVRIDGRDQSESGGNFLWLRKASAQCLAWRDDADGQFWSASHDGYLGLKDAVLHRRDVRVAPGAARIVVDDVFACQGAHEVELFWHFDPRCRVRLDGQVVRVAGDAFALDVHLPPLQDASVQLVRGSDNPPLGWISNRFDEKQAAPVLVWRGRLQGAATLRTEFHLSLATPDLSENTRKT is encoded by the coding sequence ATGCTGAGCAACCTGTCCTGGAAACTGAACCGCTTGCGCGCCATGGGGGCGCCCGAGGTGGCGCACCGCGTGCGCGATGCCGTGCGGCAGCGGCTGCAGGCGCGCGGCTATGGCCTGGCGACGGTGCCGCCGCCCGCCGCGCGCCAGCGTTTCGGCGCGCCATGGCTGGGCTTGCCCATCGATGCCGCGCCGCACCTGGCGGCGGCCGAACGCATCCTGGCGGGCCGCTTCGACGTGTTCGCCCTGCGCGATGCGGAGCTGGGTTTCCCGCCCCAATGGAACCGCGATCCGAAGACGGGCACCGTGGCGCCGCTGGATTTTGGCAAGACGCTCAATTACCGCGATGAAACCGTGGTGGGCGACATCAAATGCCTGTGGGAACCGAACCGCCACCTGGCCGTGGCCGACCTGGCGATGGCGTACCGCCTTGGCGGCGACCTGCGCCATGCGCACGGCGCGCAAGCCTTGCTGGAATCGTGGTGGCAACAATGCCCGTATCCATTGGGACCGAACTGGAGCAGCGCGCTGGAACTGGCCTTGCGCCTGGTCAGCTGGTCGCATGCGTGGCATTTGCTCGGTGGCATCAACAGCCCCCTGTTTGAGGGCGCGCAAGGGCAAGCCTTCCTGCAGCGCTGGCTAGACAGCATCTACCAGCATTGCCACTTCATCGCGGGACACTTTTCGCGCCACTCGTCGGCCAACAACCACCTGTTTGGCGAATTGACGGGCTTGCATATCGCCGCGCTCACATGGCCGTGCTGGCCGGAAAGCGCCGGCTGGCTGGCGCAGACAGAACGCGAACTGGAAGCGCAGGCGCTCAAACAAAACGGTCCGGATGGCGTGAACCGCGAGCAAGCCATTTATTATCAGCACACGGTGGCCGACGAAATGCTGCTGTGCGTGCTGGCGGGCCGCGCGAATGGCCGGCCCCGCTCGGACGCTTTTTTGCGGCGCCTGGAAGCCATGCTGGAATTTCTGGCCGCCATGACGAATGTGGCGGGCGAGGTGCCGATGATCGGCGACGCCGACGACGCGCTGCTGGCGCACTGGGACAAGGCAGCGGACGCCAATCCCTACACCTCGCTGCTGGCCAGCGGCGCGGCCCTGTTCGGGCGCGCCGACTTCAAGGCCAGGGCGCGCACTTTCGACGAGAAAAGCGCCTGGCTGCTGGGCGAGGCGGGGAGCCAGGCGTTTGACGCCTTGCCCGACCTTGCGCCCGATACCTTGCCGCGCGCCTTCCCCGATGGCGGCTATTACGTGATGGGCGCCGGCTTTGGCACGCCCGGTGAAGTGCGCCTGATTGCCGATGCCGGCCCGCTGGGCTACCTGGGCATTGCCGCGCACGGCCACGCCGATGCGCTGGCGCTGACCTTGTCCGTGGCGGGCCAGATGGTGCTGGTCGATCCGGGCACGTATGCCTACCATACGCAAAAACAGTGGCGCGATTATTTTCGCGGCACCAGCGCGCACAACACCGTGCGCATCGATGGCCGCGACCAGTCCGAGTCCGGTGGCAACTTCCTGTGGCTGCGCAAGGCCAGCGCGCAGTGCCTGGCGTGGCGTGACGATGCCGATGGGCAATTCTGGAGCGCCAGTCACGATGGCTACCTGGGCTTGAAAGATGCCGTGCTACACCGGCGCGACGTGCGCGTGGCACCTGGCGCCGCGCGGATCGTCGTCGACGACGTGTTCGCATGCCAGGGCGCGCATGAGGTGGAGCTGTTCTGGCACTTCGATCCCCGCTGCCGCGTGCGGCTGGACGGCCAGGTAGTGCGGGTGGCGGGTGACGCCTTCGCGCTGGACGTGCATTTACCGCCGTTGCAGGATGCCTCCGTGCAACTGGTGCGCGGCAGCGACAATCCGCCGCTGGGCTGGATCTCGAACCGCTTCGATGAAAAACAGGCTGCGCCTGTGTTGGTCTGGCGCGGGCGGCTGCAAGGCGCGGCCACCTTGCGCACGGAGTTTCACCTGAGTTTGGCTACCCCTGATCTGTCAGAAAATACGAGGAAAACATGA
- a CDS encoding nucleotide sugar dehydrogenase, whose translation MKISIFGLGYVGAVSAGCLATDGHEVIGVDPNRTKVELINQGTTPIIEKDIGEMIAATVKSGHLRATADVRDAVFGSDMSLICVGTPSQLNGNLDLSHVRKVCQEIGAAIREKDTFHVVVARSTMLPGSMRSLVIPTLEAASGKVAGVDFGVCNNPEFLREGTAVYDYYNPPKTVIGESDEKAGALLVQLYEKMDAPLVRTDVETAEMVKYTDNTWHAVKVAFANEIGNICKAVGIDGHTVMEIFCQDTKLNLSPYYMKPGFAFGGSCLPKDVRALTYKARSLDLDLPLLNSILASNQKQVEKGIKMIVDKGARKVGILGFSFKAGTDDLRESPLVDVIEYLLGKGYELKLYDKNVNLAALTGANQDYILNMIPHISKLMVDNMQDVLDFADTIVIGNGAAEFKSVPGSLQPHQHIVDLVRISKEQSGEQYDGICW comes from the coding sequence ATGAAAATTAGCATATTTGGTTTGGGTTATGTGGGTGCCGTCTCGGCTGGTTGCCTGGCAACGGATGGACACGAAGTCATCGGCGTCGATCCGAACAGGACCAAGGTGGAGCTGATCAACCAGGGCACCACGCCCATCATTGAAAAAGACATCGGCGAGATGATCGCCGCCACCGTGAAAAGCGGCCATTTGCGTGCCACGGCGGACGTGCGCGACGCCGTCTTTGGCTCGGACATGTCGCTCATCTGCGTGGGTACGCCTTCGCAGCTCAATGGCAACCTGGACCTGAGCCACGTGCGCAAGGTGTGCCAGGAAATCGGCGCCGCCATCCGTGAAAAGGATACTTTCCACGTCGTCGTGGCGCGCTCGACCATGCTGCCCGGCTCCATGCGCTCGCTCGTCATCCCGACCCTGGAAGCGGCCTCGGGCAAGGTGGCCGGCGTCGATTTCGGCGTGTGCAACAACCCGGAATTCCTGCGCGAAGGCACGGCCGTCTACGATTACTACAATCCGCCGAAGACGGTGATTGGCGAATCCGACGAAAAGGCGGGCGCGCTGCTGGTGCAGCTGTATGAAAAGATGGATGCGCCGCTGGTGCGCACGGACGTGGAAACGGCCGAGATGGTCAAGTACACGGACAATACCTGGCACGCCGTCAAGGTGGCGTTCGCCAATGAAATCGGCAACATCTGCAAGGCCGTCGGCATCGATGGCCACACGGTGATGGAGATTTTCTGCCAGGACACCAAACTGAACCTGTCGCCGTACTACATGAAGCCGGGCTTTGCCTTCGGCGGCTCGTGCCTGCCGAAAGACGTGCGCGCGCTGACCTACAAGGCGCGCAGCCTGGACCTCGATTTGCCGCTGCTTAACTCCATCCTGGCATCGAACCAGAAGCAAGTGGAAAAAGGCATCAAGATGATCGTCGACAAGGGCGCGCGCAAGGTGGGCATCCTGGGCTTCTCGTTCAAGGCCGGCACGGACGACTTGCGCGAGTCGCCGCTGGTCGATGTCATCGAGTATCTGCTGGGCAAGGGCTACGAGCTGAAGCTGTACGACAAGAACGTCAACCTGGCCGCCTTGACTGGCGCCAACCAGGATTACATCCTGAACATGATCCCGCACATTTCCAAGTTGATGGTGGACAATATGCAAGACGTGCTCGATTTTGCCGATACCATCGTCATCGGCAACGGCGCGGCCGAATTCAAGAGCGTGCCAGGCAGCCTGCAGCCGCACCAGCATATCGTCGACCTGGTGCGCATCAGCAAAGAACAAAGTGGAGAGCAATATGACGGCATCTGCTGGTAA